ACGCTTTTTGATGTTTGTACTGGACCAGATGGCAAATGAGCTTGAGAGAAACGGTGGAGAAGCGATCCGCATGACTCTTGGGAAGTCAGAAATGCCGCTGCATCCCGAAATTATCAATTCCATGCAACAGTCATTGAACAGCTTTGAAAAATATTCGCTCGTATATCCAGGTGGATTGCCGGAGCTGAAAGATAAGCTCGCAACCCACTATAAAACAAAATACGATGTGTCCATCAAACCGGAGAATTTCGTGATCAGTGTTGGTACCAGCACACTCTTCCGTAACTTGTTCTACCTCTTGCTTAAAGAGGGCGATGAAGTGTTGTTGCCACTTCCGTACTACTCGCTTTACCATTTCTGCGCGCTCTTAGTCGGTGCCAAAGTTCGTTACTACAAAATTGATATGGATACATTGAGACTTGATGTGGAGTCGTTTAAAGAGAATTTTACAGACAAGACGAAAGTGGTTGTGATCAACACGCCAGGAAACCCGTTGGGAAATATTCTTACAAAAGACGAATTGTATACGATCGACGGCATCGTAGACGGTCGTGCGGCTATTATCAATGACGAAATTTATGCGAATACCTACTTCGATGACGAGTGCGAATCCGTGATGCAGCTGAAAAATACCAAGTCTACGTTCATCACAACCGATGCATTTTCCAAAGCGTACCGGATGTATAGCAGACGTGTCGGATATGCGATCGTACCAGATGAGCTGGTGCAACCACTGACGGTCATTCAGCACCATACACTGCTCACAGCTGACCCGGTCGTACAGTTCGGAGCAATGGCTGCGCTTGATTACCAGCATGAGGTTGATCATTTGGTCCAACTGTACAAAGGTCGTCGGGACTACACGATCGATGCTTTCCA
The window above is part of the Brevibacillus antibioticus genome. Proteins encoded here:
- a CDS encoding pyridoxal phosphate-dependent aminotransferase, encoding MEIRSSINFHDERFLMFVLDQMANELERNGGEAIRMTLGKSEMPLHPEIINSMQQSLNSFEKYSLVYPGGLPELKDKLATHYKTKYDVSIKPENFVISVGTSTLFRNLFYLLLKEGDEVLLPLPYYSLYHFCALLVGAKVRYYKIDMDTLRLDVESFKENFTDKTKVVVINTPGNPLGNILTKDELYTIDGIVDGRAAIINDEIYANTYFDDECESVMQLKNTKSTFITTDAFSKAYRMYSRRVGYAIVPDELVQPLTVIQHHTLLTADPVVQFGAMAALDYQHEVDHLVQLYKGRRDYTIDAFQNVEDVRALPARGSFYFTLDCEAFMKRKGISTSLELATQIFEATHVATVPGSDFGIPNTLRLSYSAAKYNEGINRLREFFTTT